The proteins below are encoded in one region of Candidatus Poribacteria bacterium:
- the tsaE gene encoding tRNA (adenosine(37)-N6)-threonylcarbamoyltransferase complex ATPase subunit type 1 TsaE, whose amino-acid sequence MISQQQMENRNQIFKTESPEETQILGEKLGRTLKQGDVIALVGDLGTGKTCLTQGIARGVGIAPDAVVNSPSYILINEYNGTIPIYHIDLYRLENSAEIAELGLSEYVEGDGICIVEWAERMADLLPDTCIKIHITLANTNASYSGEVREPISQNLEDENIRHIEIQHPISR is encoded by the coding sequence TTTAAAACAGAAAGCCCAGAGGAAACGCAAATCCTCGGCGAAAAACTGGGCAGGACGCTCAAGCAGGGCGATGTTATCGCGCTCGTCGGCGACCTCGGTACCGGCAAAACCTGTTTGACACAAGGTATTGCGCGCGGTGTCGGCATCGCGCCAGATGCGGTCGTCAACAGCCCATCTTATATCCTGATTAACGAATACAATGGGACCATCCCGATCTATCATATCGATCTGTACCGGCTCGAAAACAGCGCGGAGATTGCCGAACTCGGACTCAGCGAATATGTAGAAGGCGATGGAATTTGTATCGTCGAGTGGGCTGAACGAATGGCAGATTTACTACCCGATACCTGCATAAAGATACACATAACACTTGCAAACACAAACGCCTCATACAGCGGTGAAGTCCGTGAGCCAATATCACAAAACCTTGAAGATGAAAACATCCGACACATCGAAATCCAACATCCTATATCTCGATAG
- a CDS encoding type II toxin-antitoxin system HicA family toxin, producing MNKKHQKTLEAIFSTQVPATLQWRRIEALFMALGATKEEGRGSSVNFKLEGRTATFHRPHNRKEVNRYQVRDARDFLKEVGITP from the coding sequence ATAAATAAAAAGCACCAAAAGACATTAGAGGCTATTTTTAGCACGCAAGTTCCGGCGACATTGCAATGGAGACGGATTGAAGCTCTTTTTATGGCACTGGGTGCCACAAAAGAAGAAGGCAGAGGATCATCTGTGAACTTTAAATTGGAAGGGAGAACTGCCACCTTCCACCGACCTCATAACCGAAAAGAGGTAAACCGATATCAAGTACGCGATGCGCGAGATTTCTTAAAAGAGGTAGGAATAACACCATGA
- a CDS encoding phytanoyl-CoA dioxygenase family protein produces METIMQVNRDQFMEEGYLVLREVIPPEELDALRESYELMVSRQRDIWARERGPNEPPGGVWETSPQPRLQLGREPLAGLVDEKTASAVEIWAHENTQGVSSELVGEADAGVTEMMLMCSPVKDCGPAAWHRDHHPIDTAPLQGYIDDIVETGPRYVQWNLSLYDDNVLWVIPGSHLRVNTETENERLLADPRVPLPGAVQTHLNAGDGVVYILPILHWGSNYSRKMRRTIHGGFANYTHYQALDYIDYLSPEVRERFDRWNKRSNQMQIWCEDALRAAIEKDAAAYHAALENLHPSRGEKGKMLSTVFLCKAACFVALEHGYELPEIPDELRNRGKGFHAITLNWGPPFAERFTKEEAGTVWDRFKPLDGLLKTDEELYLPGFQSGPMHYYFNEMPANFGVADFIKTWEL; encoded by the coding sequence ATGGAGACAATTATGCAAGTGAATCGGGATCAATTCATGGAAGAAGGGTATCTTGTTCTCCGAGAAGTGATTCCACCGGAAGAACTAGACGCTCTTCGGGAAAGTTATGAATTAATGGTATCGCGGCAGCGAGACATCTGGGCACGAGAACGCGGACCGAACGAACCCCCAGGCGGCGTATGGGAGACTTCTCCACAACCGCGTCTACAACTCGGACGGGAGCCACTCGCAGGGCTTGTCGATGAAAAAACAGCAAGTGCCGTCGAAATCTGGGCACACGAAAACACGCAAGGTGTCAGCAGTGAACTGGTCGGTGAGGCGGACGCAGGCGTTACTGAGATGATGCTCATGTGCAGTCCTGTCAAAGACTGCGGACCCGCCGCCTGGCATCGCGACCATCACCCTATTGATACCGCCCCATTACAGGGCTATATCGACGATATTGTGGAGACGGGACCGCGCTACGTTCAGTGGAATCTCTCGCTCTACGACGATAACGTGCTGTGGGTAATCCCCGGCAGTCATCTGCGGGTGAACACTGAGACGGAAAACGAGCGGTTGTTGGCAGATCCTCGGGTCCCGTTACCCGGCGCCGTTCAGACACATCTCAATGCGGGCGACGGGGTCGTTTACATCTTACCGATCTTACATTGGGGCAGCAACTACAGTCGGAAGATGCGCCGCACGATTCACGGCGGGTTTGCAAATTACACGCACTATCAAGCACTCGACTACATAGATTATTTGTCCCCAGAAGTCCGAGAGAGGTTCGATCGGTGGAATAAACGCAGTAATCAAATGCAGATATGGTGTGAAGATGCACTCCGCGCTGCCATAGAAAAGGATGCCGCTGCCTATCACGCTGCACTCGAAAATCTACATCCGAGCAGAGGTGAAAAGGGGAAGATGCTGTCAACCGTCTTTTTGTGCAAAGCCGCCTGTTTCGTGGCACTCGAACACGGTTACGAACTCCCAGAAATCCCGGACGAGCTTCGGAATCGGGGCAAGGGTTTCCACGCGATTACTCTCAATTGGGGACCGCCCTTCGCTGAACGCTTCACGAAAGAGGAAGCAGGGACGGTATGGGACAGGTTTAAGCCGCTTGACGGACTCCTCAAAACCGATGAGGAGCTGTATCTACCCGGTTTTCAATCCGGTCCGATGCATTACTATTTCAATGAAATGCCCGCCAATTTCGGTGTCGCAGACTTCATTAAAACGTGGGAGTTATAG
- a CDS encoding glycosyltransferase family 4 protein: MKTSDTSKSNILYLDSGSGIGGGQRSLLLLLNLLDKGRFTPFVGCLGDSPFAAEAEKTEASIVPLSLPAAHNKTDKVRRFTLGDLLEDFQQLGVILQLHRMVKRYAIDLIHANSLSVALLGGIVARINRIPILMHKRYATSYGILDRICERLLHRVILVSEATRWNFASTAKQTLIYNGVDLDAFHASPEEVETLRTELLSDASDTSILTGVVTRITPEKGIHFLVRALAELKGRSSITSADIKLLIVGGPYFEKDVDYMNELKQTVTDLGVEDSVIFTGFLSDTRVVTSLLDIMLVPSIIPEACPRTIIEAMAVGTPVIATPLGGSKELVTPETGILVPPEDVSAIADAIATLATDPERLKAMGKAACNRAAQLFSSEKNTALTEDVYTELLAVQGRTHKTDIA, translated from the coding sequence ATGAAAACATCCGACACATCGAAATCCAACATCCTATATCTCGATAGTGGTTCGGGCATTGGCGGTGGTCAACGCAGCCTCTTGCTCCTGCTCAATCTATTGGATAAAGGCCGGTTTACGCCTTTCGTCGGATGCCTTGGTGATAGCCCTTTCGCAGCGGAAGCAGAAAAGACAGAAGCAAGTATCGTCCCGCTGTCTCTACCCGCGGCGCACAACAAGACCGACAAGGTCCGGCGATTTACCCTCGGCGATCTCCTGGAAGACTTTCAGCAACTTGGCGTTATCCTGCAACTCCATCGAATGGTAAAACGGTATGCGATCGACCTCATTCACGCAAACTCGCTTTCGGTAGCACTGCTCGGCGGCATCGTTGCAAGGATAAACCGCATCCCCATCCTGATGCACAAACGGTATGCGACCTCCTACGGCATTTTGGATCGGATTTGCGAAAGACTTTTGCACCGCGTGATTCTGGTTTCGGAGGCAACTCGCTGGAATTTCGCCTCTACGGCAAAGCAGACGTTAATCTATAACGGTGTCGATTTAGACGCCTTTCACGCATCCCCAGAAGAGGTGGAGACCCTCCGCACAGAACTGCTTTCCGATGCATCCGACACCTCCATACTCACCGGCGTTGTGACTCGGATTACGCCGGAGAAAGGTATCCACTTTTTAGTCAGAGCCCTCGCGGAACTCAAAGGACGTTCCTCAATCACTAGCGCAGACATCAAACTTCTTATCGTCGGGGGTCCCTACTTTGAAAAAGATGTCGACTATATGAACGAACTCAAACAGACGGTCACAGATTTAGGCGTTGAAGATTCGGTCATCTTTACTGGATTTTTGTCGGATACGCGGGTGGTCACAAGTCTGCTCGACATTATGTTGGTACCGTCCATTATCCCAGAGGCGTGCCCACGCACCATCATTGAGGCGATGGCGGTCGGCACACCGGTCATCGCTACGCCGCTCGGCGGAAGCAAAGAACTCGTCACTCCCGAAACAGGGATTTTAGTGCCACCTGAAGATGTATCGGCGATTGCGGACGCTATCGCGACACTCGCGACCGATCCAGAACGCTTGAAAGCAATGGGAAAAGCCGCCTGCAATCGCGCTGCGCAGTTGTTCAGTAGTGAAAAGAACACGGCATTGACGGAGGACGTTTACACCGAACTGTTAGCAGTGCAAGGACGTACGCACAAAACGGATATTGCCTGA
- a CDS encoding toxin-antitoxin system HicB family antitoxin produces MKTMTHRGYTAEIIYSDEDECFVGHVVNIDDIVGFHGDTDEELRVAFEDVVDLYIKVENQPENPPQKHFAWRFLSRLRQAFHL; encoded by the coding sequence ATGAAAACAATGACACATAGAGGCTATACTGCAGAAATTATCTATAGTGATGAAGATGAATGTTTTGTTGGCCATGTTGTTAATATTGATGATATCGTTGGTTTTCACGGAGATACCGACGAAGAACTACGTGTCGCCTTTGAAGACGTAGTAGATCTCTACATCAAAGTCGAAAATCAACCGGAGAACCCTCCACAGAAGCACTTCGCGTGGCGGTTTCTGTCGCGTCTACGCCAAGCATTCCATCTATAG
- a CDS encoding glycosyltransferase, with amino-acid sequence MTTLNSERSAKTHRKSRTQGVSGRVYVKHFICKRSVSVLFAIGTASGKKGILSVKVCVTVFAKNPVPNQVKTRLVPSLSPEQAATLYTAFLTDGCETLAKFPDVDRIIAYTPAEAQSDLQALLGDDAIYIPQIGADLGERLAAATQWAAEHGYTKILLVGSDSPTLPTSYISQALTLLDSRDVAIGPSTDGGYYLIGFSADTLKTTVPHIFEHIAWSTADVFQQTVARIRSLKATLGLLPPWYDIDTAGDLAFLHAHISAMRLAGETVQAIRTESLLTELFSSNSKEKEN; translated from the coding sequence ATCACTACCTTGAATTCCGAGAGAAGCGCGAAAACCCACCGCAAAAGCAGAACGCAGGGAGTTTCTGGGCGCGTTTACGTCAAGCACTTCATCTGTAAACGCAGCGTGTCCGTTCTATTCGCTATAGGAACGGCGTCAGGAAAAAAAGGAATTTTATCGGTGAAAGTCTGTGTCACTGTTTTCGCTAAGAATCCAGTGCCCAACCAGGTCAAGACGCGACTCGTTCCATCCCTCTCACCGGAACAAGCGGCGACACTGTATACGGCGTTTCTCACAGACGGGTGCGAGACACTCGCTAAATTTCCCGATGTGGACCGAATCATTGCCTATACACCGGCGGAGGCACAATCGGATTTACAAGCGTTACTTGGAGACGATGCGATCTACATCCCACAAATAGGTGCTGACCTCGGAGAACGACTCGCCGCAGCAACACAGTGGGCAGCGGAACACGGATATACAAAGATTTTGCTCGTCGGATCTGACAGCCCGACACTACCGACTTCATACATATCACAAGCACTTACACTGCTCGACTCACGGGATGTCGCTATTGGACCGAGTACAGACGGTGGTTATTATCTCATCGGTTTTTCTGCCGATACCTTGAAAACAACAGTCCCGCATATATTTGAGCACATCGCGTGGAGCACGGCAGATGTTTTTCAGCAAACAGTGGCACGCATTCGATCGCTAAAGGCAACTTTAGGGCTCCTACCGCCGTGGTATGATATAGATACGGCTGGAGATTTGGCGTTTCTGCACGCACATATCTCGGCGATGCGACTCGCGGGTGAAACGGTGCAAGCTATCAGAACAGAATCTCTATTGACAGAACTATTTTCATCAAACAGCAAGGAAAAGGAGAATTAA
- a CDS encoding type II toxin-antitoxin system HicA family toxin: protein MNIRLNKKHRRTLEAIFSKEVPATLQWRRIEALFKALGALKDEKSGSSVTFELNRKTTTLHRPHPRKEINRYQVRDIRDFLKRAGITL, encoded by the coding sequence ATGAATATCCGTCTCAACAAAAAGCACCGAAGGACATTGGAAGCCATCTTCAGTAAGGAAGTTCCGGCAACGCTGCAATGGCGGCGGATTGAAGCCCTTTTCAAAGCACTCGGGGCACTAAAAGACGAGAAAAGCGGTTCCTCCGTAACTTTTGAATTAAATAGGAAAACGACTACGCTTCACCGACCTCATCCGCGAAAAGAGATAAATCGATATCAAGTGCGCGACATACGCGATTTTTTAAAACGGGCAGGAATAACACTATGA
- a CDS encoding DUF4433 domain-containing protein, producing MRDRDKIQQTQDAILRLKCSDSLTLQEWAERMKIMYGSSPGTPPFDGNFIDIVEQAFIALHSQGHAHQIVKDRSGNKSSKWQVILNSNRIFQIQQICNEREITTLCHFTRIENLKSILQRGLEGRRILEESEIQFLWNDCHRYDRCPEANCLSISFPNYQMFYKLRQEKQKIEGVNDSQWIVLLLDAKVLWELECAFCQLNAADIAVTSIPLEDRKRPEALKGMFADFYHIKHQDLSIPKNYPTHPQAEVLVFNRIPVQYIKAICFGNVDAKNRWLHNSTETDNELSEYRFYTERHYFNARRDYARW from the coding sequence ATGCGAGACAGAGATAAGATTCAGCAGACTCAGGACGCAATCCTCAGGTTGAAGTGTTCTGATTCCCTGACTCTACAAGAGTGGGCAGAACGTATGAAAATCATGTATGGATCATCCCCTGGAACCCCTCCTTTTGATGGTAATTTCATAGATATTGTTGAACAGGCTTTCATCGCTCTACATTCCCAAGGGCATGCCCATCAAATTGTAAAAGATCGGTCTGGAAATAAATCCAGCAAATGGCAGGTAATTTTGAACAGTAATCGCATATTCCAAATACAGCAGATTTGCAACGAGCGAGAAATAACAACACTTTGCCATTTTACCCGCATCGAGAACCTAAAGAGTATTCTACAACGCGGCTTGGAAGGACGACGTATTTTGGAAGAGAGCGAAATACAATTTCTGTGGAATGACTGTCATAGGTATGATAGGTGTCCAGAAGCGAACTGCTTGAGCATCAGTTTCCCAAACTATCAAATGTTCTATAAGCTTAGACAGGAGAAACAGAAAATTGAAGGGGTTAATGACTCCCAATGGATTGTTCTACTTCTTGATGCAAAAGTGCTATGGGAACTGGAGTGCGCGTTTTGCCAACTAAATGCTGCAGACATTGCTGTTACCAGCATTCCATTGGAAGATAGGAAAAGACCTGAGGCATTGAAAGGTATGTTTGCAGATTTTTACCACATCAAACATCAAGATTTATCAATACCCAAGAATTACCCAACACATCCACAAGCAGAAGTTCTTGTCTTCAACAGAATTCCAGTGCAATATATCAAAGCAATCTGCTTTGGGAATGTAGATGCTAAGAATCGATGGCTGCATAACAGCACCGAAACCGACAATGAACTTTCTGAATATAGATTTTACACCGAGAGGCATTACTTTAACGCCAGACGTGATTATGCAAGATGGTGA
- a CDS encoding SDR family oxidoreductase: MGQLDGKFAIVTGGNRGIGRGIARGLAAEGATLTIAARDADLLEETANEFRANGTKVLTVPTDVTDEAQIKALFEKSMDEYGRLDILVNNAGAFNGGPIGELATEDWDWVINVNLRAPFICTREAFAIMKAQGEGGRIINVGSISAHRVRPRTAPYSASKFGIFGLTQVTALEGRPFGITASCLQPGNTYVERHQNRPQAPMEPMMDVDDLAQAAVLMATLPPNINMLEATVLPIGQLYVGRG; this comes from the coding sequence ATGGGACAATTAGATGGAAAATTTGCGATCGTAACGGGTGGAAACCGAGGCATCGGAAGAGGTATTGCGAGAGGGCTTGCGGCAGAGGGGGCGACACTCACAATCGCCGCACGGGATGCGGACCTCCTTGAAGAAACCGCCAACGAATTCCGTGCAAACGGGACAAAAGTGTTGACTGTCCCGACGGACGTAACGGACGAGGCACAGATCAAAGCACTCTTTGAAAAGTCGATGGACGAATATGGTCGTTTGGACATCCTCGTCAATAACGCAGGGGCATTCAATGGCGGTCCGATCGGTGAACTCGCCACGGAGGATTGGGATTGGGTTATCAATGTGAATCTCCGTGCGCCGTTTATCTGCACACGCGAGGCATTTGCGATTATGAAAGCGCAAGGTGAAGGCGGGCGTATCATCAACGTCGGGAGTATCTCTGCGCATCGGGTCCGTCCTCGAACAGCCCCTTACAGTGCCAGCAAATTCGGGATTTTTGGCTTGACACAGGTGACGGCACTTGAAGGTAGACCGTTTGGTATCACAGCAAGTTGTTTGCAACCCGGCAACACGTATGTAGAACGGCACCAAAATCGTCCACAGGCACCTATGGAACCGATGATGGACGTTGACGATCTTGCACAAGCCGCTGTCCTGATGGCGACACTTCCACCGAATATCAATATGCTGGAGGCAACAGTGCTGCCGATCGGTCAACTCTATGTCGGGCGCGGCTAA
- a CDS encoding toxin-antitoxin system HicB family antitoxin — MKTLTYRGYTAEIIYSDEDYLFVGHVVNIGDDIVSFHGNTDAELQEAFENVLDHYLEFREKRENPPQKQNAGSFWARLRQALHL, encoded by the coding sequence ATGAAAACACTGACATATAGGGGCTATACCGCCGAAATTATCTATAGTGACGAAGATTATCTCTTCGTTGGTCATGTTGTCAATATTGGTGATGACATCGTCTCTTTCCACGGGAACACTGACGCGGAACTACAAGAGGCATTTGAAAATGTGTTAGATCACTACCTTGAATTCCGAGAGAAGCGCGAAAACCCACCGCAAAAGCAGAACGCAGGGAGTTTCTGGGCGCGTTTACGTCAAGCACTTCATCTGTAA
- a CDS encoding sugar phosphate isomerase/epimerase, with protein MDIICASICYRGYAEDEVAATLEYAPQIGYRLMEIHGPLIWSVDAAHALDISAMKAKVDASGMKCAGLYPPGWGGQDTADVDVRAGAIARCIEVAEGLGATHLTTSGAQPRTEPGALDRVTTCVREVLQRMPAESQIKLTLEPHHGNVLEQPEDFQTILDAIPDERVGVCIDTGHFHASGVDTLAAIRQFGSRIYAVHLKDHLGTVSVGIGRGELNLKQIIETLQEVGYQGDLTLELEVEDPENLPRYTEEAYFYLSGMLGLPL; from the coding sequence ATGGACATTATCTGTGCTTCTATCTGTTACCGCGGCTACGCCGAAGATGAGGTCGCCGCAACTTTGGAATACGCACCCCAAATCGGCTACCGATTGATGGAGATTCATGGACCGCTGATCTGGAGTGTTGACGCCGCCCACGCGCTTGACATAAGTGCTATGAAGGCAAAGGTCGACGCATCCGGCATGAAGTGTGCAGGACTCTATCCGCCCGGATGGGGTGGCCAAGACACTGCCGATGTTGACGTACGCGCAGGCGCAATCGCGAGATGTATTGAAGTCGCCGAAGGACTCGGTGCGACACACCTGACGACAAGCGGGGCACAACCGAGGACAGAACCCGGTGCCTTGGACAGGGTCACCACCTGTGTCCGAGAGGTCTTGCAGCGGATGCCCGCAGAGAGTCAAATCAAGTTGACGCTTGAACCCCACCACGGGAACGTGCTTGAACAACCCGAGGATTTCCAGACGATTTTAGACGCTATTCCCGACGAACGGGTGGGCGTCTGTATAGATACAGGACATTTCCACGCGTCGGGTGTCGATACACTTGCGGCAATTCGTCAATTCGGTTCCCGTATCTATGCGGTACACCTCAAGGACCATCTCGGTACGGTATCTGTTGGTATTGGGCGCGGTGAACTCAACCTCAAACAGATTATCGAAACGCTCCAAGAGGTCGGCTACCAAGGCGATCTGACGTTGGAGTTGGAAGTGGAAGATCCCGAGAATCTACCACGCTATACCGAAGAAGCCTATTTCTATCTCAGTGGAATGCTCGGTTTACCGCTATAA